A single window of Planktothrix serta PCC 8927 DNA harbors:
- a CDS encoding adenosine deaminase, with the protein MPLHAELHRHLGGSVVPRILWRYFQRHNSPLTEGFVEYEQFEDFYTKPRNTLDEYLELHTMVESVQTVETLPYFIYRLMRGAYTFENLAYLELRYTPYLRTPEHLSQSQRIDCMAEIVEVVGKASQSSDTPIITSQILCMHTRLPLEVNRAIIDLAAQMPEYVCAIDIAGGDNHYAQRLDEFIDLYKYALSLGLKTTGHLYETPQGCYPELLPYLMRIGHGIQIPLLHPELLPELARQNQCLEVCPTTYIKTGTLKDIQQLKIVFERCFDAGVDIAICTDNAGLHNVRLPFEYENLLTLDILGFEELQACQQAAFRHAFAWPHQNPPAQILHGLLKPEPAMV; encoded by the coding sequence ATGCCGTTACACGCCGAGTTACATCGCCATTTAGGGGGTTCAGTTGTACCGCGTATTCTGTGGCGGTATTTCCAACGTCATAACTCTCCGTTAACTGAAGGGTTTGTAGAATATGAACAGTTTGAGGATTTTTATACCAAACCCCGCAACACCTTAGATGAATATTTAGAACTGCATACAATGGTTGAAAGTGTGCAGACTGTTGAAACCCTCCCCTATTTTATTTATCGGTTGATGCGGGGTGCTTATACTTTTGAAAATTTGGCGTATTTAGAATTACGCTATACCCCCTATTTACGAACACCTGAACATCTCAGCCAGTCCCAACGAATTGATTGTATGGCTGAAATTGTGGAAGTCGTAGGAAAAGCCAGTCAAAGCAGCGATACTCCAATTATTACCAGCCAAATTTTATGTATGCACACCCGACTTCCGCTTGAAGTCAACCGAGCTATTATTGATTTAGCTGCACAAATGCCTGAATATGTTTGTGCTATTGATATCGCCGGAGGTGATAATCATTATGCTCAACGGTTAGATGAGTTTATTGATTTGTACAAATACGCCTTATCCTTGGGGTTAAAAACCACCGGACATTTATATGAAACCCCACAAGGTTGTTATCCTGAATTATTGCCCTATTTAATGCGAATTGGTCACGGTATCCAAATTCCGTTATTACACCCGGAATTATTACCGGAATTAGCGCGTCAAAACCAGTGTTTAGAAGTCTGTCCCACGACCTACATTAAAACCGGAACCCTCAAGGATATTCAGCAATTAAAAATTGTTTTTGAACGCTGTTTTGATGCGGGAGTTGATATTGCAATTTGTACCGATAACGCCGGGTTACATAACGTGCGTTTACCCTTTGAATACGAGAATTTATTAACTCTTGATATTCTAGGGTTTGAAGAATTACAAGCTTGTCAACAAGCCGCCTTTCGTCATGCCTTTGCATGGCCTCATCAAAACCCTCCCGCACAAATTCTTCATGGTCTATTAAAACCCGAACCTGCAATGGTCTAA